A stretch of DNA from Leptospirillum ferriphilum:
CAGGGACCCGTTTCCGGCCCCTCTGGTCATCGTCGTCGGAGAGGAGGAAAAAGGGGTCTCGCGCCCCGTTCTCCAGCAGTCCGACTGGAAGGTTTCACTTCCGATGCGGGGAAAGGTCTCCTCACTGAATCTTTCCGTCGCTCTGGGTATTTTCCTTTATGCCCAGTCGGACGACTCCTGCTGACCTGCTCCTTATGGTTCCGACAAAAAAGTTGGTTTGGGCACAAAACCTTGTGTATCATTAAAGTGGCACTGGCCGGAAGAATACCGGCGAGGAAGAGCGTTCCCCCGTTTTATCACATGTATCGGATGATGCTGGACTTGACGTTGAATCGATCACTTTCCCCGACAGGCCGGGTTTTTTTTTCTCCTTCCGGTTTTCGTCTGGCGGCATTCGCCTTCCTTTTGATTCTCCTCCTGCTGGGAGAAGCCCAAACAGGCTGGAGTTCCGGAGCGACGGCCGTTCCCGAAGATCTTCTCCAGAAGATGGGGTTTATTGTCTTTGATGACCGGGAGAAGGCGCCGGAGGTGACCGGTCCTTCGATTTCCGGAGGAATTCTGGATTTGGAAAAACTGCGCGGACGATGGGTTCTTCTAAACTTCTGGGCCACCTGGTGTGTTCCCTGCCGCCAGGAAATCCCCACCCTTGTCCGTCTGTCCCGTCAGATGGACGGGAGAAAAGTTGTGCTTTTGAGCGTGGCGATGGACAACGATCCCGACAAGATCCGCCATTATCTGAAAAAGACGCCGGTCGATTATCCGGTCCTTCTCGGCCAGGAAAGTCACGTGGACGGGCGTTACATCGGCATGGGGCTTCCGGAAACCTATCTGATCGATCCCGAAGGCTATCTTGTCGGGAAAGCGGCCGGGTCCCGGGACTGGTCCGGACCTGCGTCCATTCACCTTTTTGATGCACTGGAAAACTCCCCCTCGGGAATTCATTCTCCCCGGAAGGATCCCTCATGAGAAAACTGAAACTGGCCCTGGCCCAGACAAATCCCATTGTCGGCGATATTCCGGGAAATCTTGCCCATATCAAGGATATGATCGTCCAGGCACGCTCGGAGCATGTCGATGTCGTCGTGTTTCCGGAGCTGGCGCTGACCGGTTATCCCCCGGAAGACCTTCTCCTGAAACCCTCCTTTATTGATAAAAACCTTCGGGCCCTGGACGAGCTTCTGGGGTTCGCCCCGGAACTTCTCGT
This window harbors:
- a CDS encoding TlpA family protein disulfide reductase codes for the protein MCIIKVALAGRIPARKSVPPFYHMYRMMLDLTLNRSLSPTGRVFFSPSGFRLAAFAFLLILLLLGEAQTGWSSGATAVPEDLLQKMGFIVFDDREKAPEVTGPSISGGILDLEKLRGRWVLLNFWATWCVPCRQEIPTLVRLSRQMDGRKVVLLSVAMDNDPDKIRHYLKKTPVDYPVLLGQESHVDGRYIGMGLPETYLIDPEGYLVGKAAGSRDWSGPASIHLFDALENSPSGIHSPRKDPS